TGCCTGCGCCCGTGGAGGGGCGCAGCCCCTGGGCGGATGCGGTCAGGGCCGCCAACGCCGCCAAGCCCAGCAGCGTCTTGCGAAAAAAGCGATTGCTCATGGTACAGATAGGGGAAAAGAGGGGAACGTAGAAGGCTAGTCGTACTGGCTAAAGCGGCTAGGGGTGGTGGTCTGCTCGCGCAGGTACTGGTAGCGGGGGATATTTTCTTTCAGGACCGACAGGGGGTTGGTGCCCACACCCAGGCGGGTGAAGCCGACAAACTCCAACTGGAACGAGATCTTCTGGTTGGCGGTGGTGGTGGTGCCGGTTTGGGTGCGGTCCAGCACGATACGGCCCAGCCAGCAGCCCGCATCATATTCAAAGCCCACCACGCCATCCACTAGCTTGCGGTCGTGCATGCTGTAGTTCAGGCGGCCCACGCTGTACCAGCGGCCCGCGCCCTGGCCTTGCCCGGCACCCAGGTCTTGGCCCTTGTCGCCCCACAGGGCGCTCAGCGGCCACTGCCAGCCGATGTCGATCTGCTCGCTGCCGTCGGTGGCCGTGGCGCTGGAGTTGCGCTGGTAGCGGTAGGCGGCGCTGATGACCCGGTAGTTGCCGGGGTTCCAGCGCCCACCGACGCTGGCGCGCTGGGAGCGGCCGGTGTCGGGGTTGTACTGCACCGTGGTGTCAAAGGTCCAGCGCGGATCCCAGTTGAGCTGCGCACCCACCAGAAAGTCGCTCAGGCGGTCGGTGGCGGGCGTGCCACCAGGCAGGGTAACCCGCTGGTCCTTGAAACGCAGGCGCTGGGCCACGCCAAACTGGGCCAACTGGGCACCGGTGGCGGGCTCCAGGAAGCGGGTGGTGACCCCCAGGGTCAGCAGGTTGTTGTCGGCGATGCGGTCGTTGCCGCCAAAGGCGTTTTCGGTGAAGACGGTGGCAAAGTTGAAGTCGTTCAGCGCCGAGTCGTAGTTGGGCAACAGGCTTTGGTTGCGGTACGGCGTGTTGACGTAGAAGGCGCGCGGCTCCAGGGTCTGGCGCAGCGCCTTGCCCCAGAAGCTGGCATCGCGCTCAAAAACCAGCCCGGTGTCCAGGCTGAAGGTGGGCACGGTGCGGTCGGCCGTGGTCGCACCGTTGGCCAGCGCTTCATCGAATTCATAGCGGGTGGCATGCAGCTGCAGCTTGGGGGTGATGAACCAGCCCGGTGCCACCCAGGGGCGGCTGATCTGGCCCAGGGCAAAGCTGCGCTTGGCGTTGGGCTGCCTGGTCAGGCTGCGGTCGGCCGAAAAATGGGTGTAGTCGCCGTCCACCGAGGCATCGAAGCCGCCAGGCAGGTCATAGCGGGCATAGCGCCCGGTGATCTGGGGCAGGCGGTCGTATGGCGGCACGATGGGTGCCGTCACGCTTTGCAGCGTCTGCCATTTCAGCGTACGCAGGCTGGTAAAGAAGTTGCCGCGCGCCCACGACACAGTGGCGTCGTTGGCCAGCAGGCGCTGGGTCAGCGAGGTGGTGGCGCGGCCAAAATCGCTCCAGTAGTTGTCGTCGCTGACGCGGTTCAAATTCAGGTTCAGCCCCAGCCCGCCCACGCCCGCAAGGCCAGTCTGGACGGTGCCGGAATGCAGCAGCGCGTAACTCCAACGCGAACGGTCGCGCAGCGAGTCGTTGGGCATGTAGTTGGTGCGCAGCGTGCCGCG
This sequence is a window from Rhodoferax sp. WC2427. Protein-coding genes within it:
- a CDS encoding LPS-assembly protein LptD — encoded protein: MPETQRSTRRRRFTLTPVAWVAVALLPCVLHAEEAEAPLVLKPSALLQEQIPLAMREQMPTFFSGDHSLGRPDLDTVIDGHAMMRKGDMVLQADRVEYYQPDDLVKARGNVHINRAGNIYEGPALELKVDAFEGFFNEPRYQFLKNGAFGQADRADFVDDSRVVLHNATYSTCRRESGPSWMPAWMLRATTISIDTEEEVGTAEGAVLRFQDVPILAFPTMDFPLTDKRKSGYLPPTIGLDNINGVELTVPYYWNIAPNRDATFFPTVMSKRGVDLGGEFRYLEPDYRGTLRTNYMPNDSLRDRSRWSYALLHSGTVQTGLAGVGGLGLNLNLNRVSDDNYWSDFGRATTSLTQRLLANDATVSWARGNFFTSLRTLKWQTLQSVTAPIVPPYDRLPQITGRYARYDLPGGFDASVDGDYTHFSADRSLTRQPNAKRSFALGQISRPWVAPGWFITPKLQLHATRYEFDEALANGATTADRTVPTFSLDTGLVFERDASFWGKALRQTLEPRAFYVNTPYRNQSLLPNYDSALNDFNFATVFTENAFGGNDRIADNNLLTLGVTTRFLEPATGAQLAQFGVAQRLRFKDQRVTLPGGTPATDRLSDFLVGAQLNWDPRWTFDTTVQYNPDTGRSQRASVGGRWNPGNYRVISAAYRYQRNSSATATDGSEQIDIGWQWPLSALWGDKGQDLGAGQGQGAGRWYSVGRLNYSMHDRKLVDGVVGFEYDAGCWLGRIVLDRTQTGTTTTANQKISFQLEFVGFTRLGVGTNPLSVLKENIPRYQYLREQTTTPSRFSQYD